CCTTCCAGGACACTGTTTTTACAGCGAAGCGGGAGTAATTATTGCTGATCTCAAATTATCAGACAGGATAGAGTTTGAGACGCTGCTGACAGTAAATTTTTCTTCTTCTCCGGAACGGCGCTATTTCTTCTCCGAAACAGTTCTATGGTCAGGAAATTCCGGTAAATGATCAGCCCTCAGTTATGTTTTAGAAAAATAACAGGCAAAAAAAAGCACCGGCTCCTTTCAGGAGTCAGTGCTTTTTTTATTCATATTCCAGGGCTGAGAAAACAGCCCCTATCTGATTTATTTCAGTAATTCTGCAAGTTTAGCGTGTAATGCTTCACCTCTTAAATTAGCAGCCACGATTTTACCTGAAGGATCTATCAGGAAGTTCTGAGGGATACCTCTAACGCCATAAAGTACTGCAGCTTCATTATTCCAGAATTTAAGATCAGAAACCTGTGTCCAGACTAAACCGTCTTTTTTAATGGCAGCTAACCAGGCATCCTTTTTACCTGGTTGATCCAGAGATACGCCAAGAATAGTAAATTTCTTGTCTTTGAATTTATTATAAGCTGCAACCACATTAGGGTTTTCAGCTCTGCATGGTCCGCACCATGAAGCCCAGAAATCAAGCAGTACATATTTACCACGGAAGCTGGATAGTTTTACAGGTTTACCATTAACGTCATTTTGTGTAAAATCAGGAGCCATCACACCTTTTGATGTAGCACGTGCAGCATCTATAGCTTTAGCGAACTCTACACCCGCCTCAGTAGCACGTACTCTATCAGAAAGTCCTTTATAAACAGGCTCTACAGCTGCTACATCAATACCTTCTTCTGCTGATTCGCGAAGGGCTAAAAGACTGAAATAAGAATCAGGATTTGCTTTAATATAAGAAGCCTGAAGTCCTTTCATTTCAGCCTGTATGGTTTCATATTTCGCTCCCAGTGAATTTCTGAAAGCCGGGTCTTTTTGCTTCTCTTCCGGAGCATCTTCAAACTCTTTGTTCAGCGCCTTTATTTTATCCAGAGGCCCTGCTATATATTTCATATAACCTGCATTCTCGTCATTTAATTTTGAGCCGGTAACCGCAACGTTTTTTACGGAATCCTTAGCAGTCAGCGTAATTGAAGCCGGTTCCAGGTAAACAATAGCATTATCTGCTAATCTTCCCAGTGTTTTCAGACTTTCGCCTTTATGAGCAACAATAACTCTTGCCATGGTAGGTCCGGCTACTTTTCCCTTAAATGCAAACGCTCCTTTGTTAACTATGGCAGAATCCATAACAGTACTTTCGCCTGCTCTGTAAGTAAGGTATACTTTTGCAGGAGCATCAAGTGTACCGATTTTTCCGTTCAATGTAAATTCTCCTGCCTGGGCAAATCCAAAAGCCGGAGTAGTCAGCAGTAGTGACAGCACTAATTTTTTCATGTATTCTGTTTTTTTTGTTTTAATATATTTAACAGCTGGCCTGGTTTAATTTAAGCCTGTTTTTCTGCTTTTCGATGTATTCAAAATTAAACCAATATATCAGTTGCAGGCCTATGTAACCAAAATATAACGGATTATTTACGCTAAACGTATGATTGATCATGTCCTGTTTAAATTCTGATGACATTTTTTTTCTTATACAAAGGCAGAAAATCCTGTTATTGCACGGCCGACAATCAGCGAATTGATTTCTTTGGTTCCCTCATAAGAATAAATTGCTTCTGCATCGGCTACGAAACGGGCCACATCGTATTCCAGTAAAATCCCGTTTCCACCCATTACTTCTCTGGCCCTGCTGACTACATCACGCGTTCGCAGCGAACAAAAGACTTTGGCCAGTGAAGCATGTTCATCAGTTAGTAAACCCTGATCCTGCAGTTGTGATAAACGGAAACACAAGGTCTGCATAGCAGTCAGATTAGACAGCATTTCTACCAGGTGATTCTGGATAAGCTGGAAAGAAGCAATTGGCTTACCAAACTGTTTACGGATTCTGGTATAAGCCAGGGCACTTTCGTAGGCTCCGCGGGCACATCCTACGGCTTGCCATGCCACTCCTGCTCTTGTCATTCTCAGCACTTTGGCTGTATCTTTAAAGGAATTGGCATTTTGCAAACGATCTTCTTCATCCACTTCACAATCTGTAAGGGTAATCAATCCGTTCTGTACAATCCGCAGCGCCATTTTATCCTGCATTTTTTCTACACTAATGCCTTTGTTTCCTTTCCTGACCAGAAAACCTTTGACTTCATTGTCATCTACATCCCTCGCCCAGATAATAGTCACATCCGAAAAAGTAGCATTACCAATCCATTTTTTCTGTCCGTTCAGGACCCATTTATTTCCTTTTCTTTTAGCGGTAGTGGTTAGGCCACCGGCTGCCGCAGACCCCACTTCGGGCTCAGTCAGACCAAATGCTCCGATGATTTTCATCTGCTGCATAGCTGGCAACCACTCCTGTTTCTGAGCTTCTGAACCCAGCAGATAAATAGACCCCATTGCCAGGCCACTCTGCACACCAAAAAAAGTAGACATCGAGGTATCGACTCTGGCCATTTCCATCGCCAGCATACCTTCCATCAAATTAGATTTACCGGGGCAGCCATAACCCTGGTAGGTTAAACCACAAATATTAAGTTCTGCTATTTTAGGAATCAGTTCGAATGGGAACTCGGCTTTCAGCCAGTAATCATTGACCAGTGGCTTGACTTCTTTTTCCAGAAATGCCCGCACTTTGAGCTGGAGCGCCCGGTCTTCGTCATTGAGTGCTGCATCGCCCAGGTGGTAAAAGTCCCCGTTAATAGGCGGAAGCTCTTTCTTTTTATGCGGGGTTCCCAGCATTTTCATTAAGCCGGAAAGCTGGGTTTCATCCAGTCCTGCAACAGAATCCACTATCTTTTTAAGATCTACTTTTTTAGACAGGGCATCCAGTTTTT
This portion of the Pedobacter lusitanus genome encodes:
- a CDS encoding TlpA disulfide reductase family protein is translated as MKKLVLSLLLTTPAFGFAQAGEFTLNGKIGTLDAPAKVYLTYRAGESTVMDSAIVNKGAFAFKGKVAGPTMARVIVAHKGESLKTLGRLADNAIVYLEPASITLTAKDSVKNVAVTGSKLNDENAGYMKYIAGPLDKIKALNKEFEDAPEEKQKDPAFRNSLGAKYETIQAEMKGLQASYIKANPDSYFSLLALRESAEEGIDVAAVEPVYKGLSDRVRATEAGVEFAKAIDAARATSKGVMAPDFTQNDVNGKPVKLSSFRGKYVLLDFWASWCGPCRAENPNVVAAYNKFKDKKFTILGVSLDQPGKKDAWLAAIKKDGLVWTQVSDLKFWNNEAAVLYGVRGIPQNFLIDPSGKIVAANLRGEALHAKLAELLK
- a CDS encoding acyl-CoA dehydrogenase family protein, yielding MAGIFAKIKNAYTLFQSVDLEKLDALSKKVDLKKIVDSVAGLDETQLSGLMKMLGTPHKKKELPPINGDFYHLGDAALNDEDRALQLKVRAFLEKEVKPLVNDYWLKAEFPFELIPKIAELNICGLTYQGYGCPGKSNLMEGMLAMEMARVDTSMSTFFGVQSGLAMGSIYLLGSEAQKQEWLPAMQQMKIIGAFGLTEPEVGSAAAGGLTTTAKRKGNKWVLNGQKKWIGNATFSDVTIIWARDVDDNEVKGFLVRKGNKGISVEKMQDKMALRIVQNGLITLTDCEVDEEDRLQNANSFKDTAKVLRMTRAGVAWQAVGCARGAYESALAYTRIRKQFGKPIASFQLIQNHLVEMLSNLTAMQTLCFRLSQLQDQGLLTDEHASLAKVFCSLRTRDVVSRAREVMGGNGILLEYDVARFVADAEAIYSYEGTKEINSLIVGRAITGFSAFV